The following DNA comes from Metopolophium dirhodum isolate CAU chromosome 8, ASM1992520v1, whole genome shotgun sequence.
CTCTGAAGAGTTCAACGATTcgcctaaaaataaaaactcatgtaattaaaaaaaattttaaaaaaaataaaagtatttttaggtACTTACCAGAATTGTTTCTAGATGGACTTAGGCTTTGATCAGGAGAAGAAAAGAAACTATTGTAGTCTCTAGTGCTTCTATCTTGACCCACGGAAGGAGAAGTAACTTCCGGCACGTCttggttttgaaaaattgatccctaaaaagtttatttaaaaaatgattagttttgaaaaattaaaatttttttactaacgtatgaaaaaaaagtaaaaaaaaaaaagctaaaaaatattaattacttaccCTTCTGAATGTAGACATGTTGAAAGTTGAATAGTAGaatagtttgaaaaattaaagatttaagaatggatttggaaataataaaggagattaatataaaacctaattatgaacaattaaaaaCCGCGGATCTTAAGAGCAGTAAGACCTACTCGACACACGGCGACGAACTAACTTGACTTTCTCGCGGGCACGGTCTATTCGAACTAGTTAGTTACTGCGCATCAGTCGTGCGCATCGCTTTGGGCGGCAGCCTCTGATTGGTTGACGATATAACACACCGGCGAATCAAAAGGCATTACGGAGTACAATACAcctttttaatctttttatagGACTGTGCAACACCTCTTGGAAATCgcatgtacctattttattttctaaaatatattgtattttatttttaataaaaatattatatttttcatatcgtataggttaggtatatttttaatatgtaacatCGTACCTAATTTTCTCttctatattttacaataaagaCAGAGATTGCCGAAGattggtacctataggtacctacatatataatattaatgatgttATTAATATGCTCGtaagtacttactacttatatacttacatcGCGGCATCTcgtatatttgatttaaaattctaattacaacaatataattcaataactgtaaacattattatatcgcGGTGgctatggaagtttcactgtagctatataaatattttacaatattaggtataggtactttattatacatattacatatggGTCCCTATAGAAATTATAGAACCTATAGCGAGAAGCTAACAGACGGTGGTGGATctagaattgtttttttttttgggggggggcgGGGCAGTCTTTTTTCAAGTTTTAggacacaaatatttaaaaacggccCAATTTATTAACCATGATGCTAGGTCAATGAGGGGGCTAGCCCCTCTGACCCCCCCCCTTAAATCAGCCACTGCTAACAGATGTGTTACCTCTATAAGCTATAACAGACAGGTACAGGAATATTATATCTAGTTTAAATGTGAAAATACCCCTATATAAAGCAAGACAGATCTCCCGAGTCACGAGTCCTatctttatataggtaggtataccgtatatatTACTGACTTCTAATACAACAGGAATCCTTATATGATTATAGTTCTTGATAGTCTatccatataaataaatatataagactGAACTTtgcaaacacaataatatgtttatttttgttattctcaattattatgttctgTACTTCTGTGTGACTGTATGTCCTGATTTGTTAACGATGAGAGGTTTCCGAATTcctcaactatatattattcacgGATATATGAAACTTtcagagaatattattatattttatgcacacaATTATGAcgtattttcaaatgtaataatcTTTTTGGCAagaataaatttaatctatactaaaattaattaggtactttaatcagaataatatcataaaataaacctaataatattataggctgaccgTCTGCGCTTAGAATTGATTTTGATATTGTATATCATTGAAtccaaatttaacaccacccaACGTGCATCTTATCACGTGcagaattaaaaaattcttGTGTGTAGCCGTGTAGGACATTGTATTGGCTAATTGAAGAGCTCTGGGAAGAAAAGAAAATGATTCACTATTTGTCCTATAATGTTTGGGATGACAAATAAATCTAGattgtgcgtatatatatattataagcatttaaagttcgaattttgacaaaatactactgtgcaatttattttgagttaggaaatcataaaaatgttatacaagatttctcataagtttgtctaccttcatcaaaaaaaaaatttctactgGAAactcatattaaaattttataaggTACCGTtcgaagttcaaatttttacaatattggatattcacaatcgatttctcatgtagctattttcttatattgttgtaattcaaaaacaaataaccctagatacttgaaatatacaccatgtgtttattttatcaattcctatgcttaaacaaatattttgactcgttttgagctgtttacggacattttcaatattttcaattttttagtttttcttcctataaatatcaataaaattgtatttgtttagtcaaaaagcgtgaaaatttaataaaggctcctgatatattgttacaatagcagttgaaaaatattaaaaatacataggcacaatttttttttataatcatgatTGATcaatgcatttaaagttcaaattttgacaaaaattatcaattattgtaatcaaaaagtttattaaatgttcaaatttttataactatattaggattgaaaatgtaaaaacaaagaTACTCATAAAAAGCTCATAATGTaaccaaaaaatgaaaaatatataaacacagttattttttaaaaacattttaaattcaaatttggacgaaattacacattaaaaccaagaataacgattttagttattttgttgtaatatataaaaaaatgttataaattgtgactatgtatttttaatatttttcaattgctgttgtaacaatatattaggagtcatttataaattttaaagcttttaaaGCTCAACAAATACAGTTTAATTGACAtctaaagaaaaacaaaactaaaaaataggtaaactgaaaatgccgtaaaacgtttaaaacaagtcaaaatgttttgaaaattgtatggtgtatagcaaatgctaatataaatgttcagtaaaaatgtaatgtatctacggtcattatAGTTTTAGAGTTATACGACAAAatccgattttgcgtaaaatttcctgttttttcttaatttttatgttgtttttcccggcgcttttaaaactattgggaattataataataattattgtccaatcatatattatactgttatatgtatacctatattacctatatataagcaATAAGCGAAGATGCGGAGCTCACATAATATGATTAACTTATTGGGAAGGGCTAGCTAAAGCCCTGCACGTTATATAATTCTTCATACTCATACATAGTCAATTAAATTTATacaggtattataatttttattttattttttgtcaatagttaaatatttagtgtCTTTTCGAAGTGGCTCATTACGTTCTTGTTGGAGGTATATTCTTTAGCTATATACCTACGTTTGGCGATTAATGTTACCAGCTTACCAGTTTACAAGTTTACTCGTAAACTCGTCGACCTCTTTTAATTTCTACAGACATATTGTAAtgctatgttattataaataaaatatatatataatatgatttactattttaatatctattttattttgagtttatAAATTTGTTAGATTGCCAAACGCCAGTAGATCACTATAATTATATCCATTATCCAagcataataacattttattttctgtaacctgcatattatattggcaACCATATAAATAATTGGATTTCCGTTTACAGTAACATATTCCCTGCGTGAGCCCATCCTTAAAGCGTGAATTTATTAGTGTCACGGGTATACATCGTGATACGAAGGCACCatatgataatttaaagtatctatagATACTTGTATCATAGTTTTGACTGTACGGTTGATTAGTCGGTCTGCAAcaaagacatatttttattgtgtagaTGAGTAGGTATCATAATTACTTAATGACAACATCTAGAAACTCCCAAATTAATCTATGCACCTTTAAGATATTATTGAATACGAATTTCAAGTTTTCTGAAAGATTGGTCCAGTGGTTTCGGAGGAGATAGCAATAACTTTTTagcatttgtattttataaattgattataccTGCAGCATATTATAGGGACATGCGTATTCATTCTTCATATACGTTATTGACGGATAAATAtactaatgatttattaaattctttatttatactattttactttaACTAAACTTTTATGATAGTTGACATAAATTAATACCATACATATCtagtactataaattataaataattatcacagTAATCTCATTATcagaatactattttaaaaggatgatttttttttaaataaaaccattataatatcagtcaattaatatttttgataaaaaaaatagattaataacAACCATTGCGTACTTAACTATAGTAACTACTTTGCTCATCTAAGAGTAGGTAGTTGAccaacaatatgtataatttacggCACTTCAAGTATGCAATTCAAATACATtgaaatacatgaaaataatttttgattggaGTTCATACAATAATACTTTGCATCAAATAGCAAATACGTAAAATGGTCACACTGATTATGTCTTTTGATagtattatcagtatttttatttcatttttacgcGTGTACCTCTCCCCGCCAATCATGGAAAATGGACCAGTTTCTTGTTTACCAACAACCCCGAAAATGTCGAAAGCGAAGAAAGTGATCGAAGAAGCACTAGAAAATCAAAATCCAGAGTTGGATTTAGCGGACAAGGGGGTAGTCTCCTTCGAGGAGATGCCAGGACTCAGTAAGTGtactaaatttaaacatttcctTTTATGGAAACTTGTTTCTTATTTACAATCGCCTTATAAGGACATCTCTATCATTCTCCAATACTCCATAATGTTtcccaattattattttgcatttttgcattattttttttataactacacCCTTTAAACAGATttataactattcaaaatgtaatgaattaaaaaaacataacataatatgttaaatctaaaaatatattttattcataattgttTCTATAAGGTAAAAAATGCATTGATAAGGGGGACAACTAACAAGTTCAATCACTAAATCTGCAtagttcatttttgaaaaaaagttttttataattcatacaaatgattattttttaaatttcacattgtttaaatgttaaatgttgaATGACATACCTTACctaccattatttatttattaaatgtatgccTATCATCCAGCGGTGGTCAGAAGATTTTGTCGTGAGGAGGGATGGTGCTGATTTATCAACATAAACTTAAAGCCCTCTCAAGCCTCCCCTCGCCCTGATTTCTGCAATTGGAATACCTGCTATTCatactcaaataaataatttagtatgcATGTTACATAGTTCCTATCAGAGTCCTATCTGGCTGTTGGGCCTGTTCCTATAAGGGCCCATGGAAAtgcatttgtaatttttgaaattgtgataagaatacttattttatacgtagtaattttgttattttaagctGTTGGTTATCCATCATTTACCCTGAAATTGTGTATGGGGCACTTATATTGCTTTTATTGGTTgcaatttttttgaaagttttttatAGGACCCACAAAAACATTTAGTACAGGGGCTCAACATTTGAAGTGGGGCCTGGTTCCTATTTTAAAAcccagattaaaaatattttttttgtatatctaacaataatttattttgtttgattccagttgatatgcataatattactcGTATTACATTAAGtcacaataaaatacaaagtaaGTGCATTTTAttgcttaatttaatttatatgccTAATTGAAATTGGTGATAAAGACTAAACTACATTAACAATTTACAGCCTTTAAAGTCTATTGAGTGTTAAAACAGTAaacaagattttattttataaactttgaaATTAGACTTAAGTTAGTAAAATGTTAGCATTTGCCGTGTACAGACAAAACAAAATCTCAAGAATATGACTCATGAAAATTATTgcttaaaatgttcatatacaacattatttttaattggcaactattaatttttagaagtaCCTCCCGGAATTGCAAATTTAACACAGTTAGagatgttaaatttatttaacaatcaTATCGAAGAATTGCCAGTTTCTCTTTCGTCAATGCCAAAATTACGTATATTAAATGTTGGGTAAGTTTAAATAATCGGCTTACAATAAAACTTTGTTAAACCTTAAACATGatgtaatagttatattaactattgtttTTCTAGAATGAATCGTTTGGACTCATTACCACGAGGTTTTGGAGCGTTTGCAGTTCTTGAAGTATTGgatttaacatataataatttaagtgaaACCAGTTTGCCAGGAAATTTTTTCATGTTGGGTAATTGTATActagtaaaattatatcaattcttaaattaagaataaaaacaaatatttaaaaaatatatttcttattttttagaaactttACGTGCATTGTACTTGGGCGATAATGATTTTGAGACTATACCACCTGAAATTGGACAGTTGAAAAATCTACAAATTGTAAGTTTAATACTCTGAAGATCACTCAAGCCATAAGTACTACTGTTGGGTAGTTCCTTAAAATCATGTTAACTCACGTTAAAATCACATAAACACTGAATATATGCCTATTGTAAAAAaccttacagattgtatattttctaaataaatgttaaaaaaaaaaaaaaatactatgaagatattacatttaacatgtttttattttatctttgttaacattcttaaatttttttaaaaataattttgaagaacatttttgtttgtagtttataatattacgtttatgtatttttacccatttatatatttcaatgttttctttttcttttttgcaGCTTGTGTTACGagaaaatgatttaattgacaTACCAAAGGAAATTGGTTATCTACCCAGATTACGTGAGTTGCACATTCAAGCTAATCGACTTACAGTTTTACCACCAGAATTGGgaaatttagatttatttggaaataaatCTGTATTGAGAATGGATTTTAATCCTTGGGTTGCTCCAATCGCTGACCAACTTCAAGTTGGAGTATCTCATGTAATTGATTATATAAGATCGGAAACCTACAGAtagtaagtatttaaatatatggaAAAAAACAATCGaggaataaaaaaaccaaaactataataaagacattaaattattaaattaattatataatgatatatatctgtggtatttatttatactttatttatattatggaaatagtgcacaaaaaaattattatataattttaaggttGGTCATACAccattcaataattattaatttatcaccTAAATCAAACACAATCAACGCTTTTTTAAAAGGTATCAAGTAtcttattatttgtacataattgtattgtgaaatattatttgataaacaacatagtttattattattttatattttaatgtttaaattaattattttagtctaGTTGcgaatagtttttgtttttttcaatagaaTTTTCTAGGGatcaattttaagtatttttgtaacataatattagttagAAGACGCTACACAgccatttgttgtcttcgtcttacaagtgcgtaagaTGGCAAATTTACGCTTATGTAGGAGAACGCGTTTAGcagtttagctccgttagtttaaaaattagaatgaatCGACCTTAAATGAAATTTGATGGAAAGTACAGATGTATGTAGGCTTTATacgatagttaaattttttagtaagttatgagtatatattatggcataaattaaaattgctcATACCTCACTTaataactgaattatcgtaGAAAACCCTCATGCaagcacagataatgtacttactgtcaagtttcataataggtcgattcactctaatatttaaactaactgATTTAAACCTGATCTAATGAGCATAAATTTGCTACGTTATGCATTTGTATGACGGAGGcaacaaatatctgtgtagcgtccgtaataaaataaattcaagaactcattatttacatcatataaatgatattatatattttttttgtagtctTCACAATCGGCATATTGCTGCTAGGGGTCCACCTCCGCCAAAACTCAATGATAAGACACGTAAGATTTCAAGGAATCGTCAATACAGCTaactttttatgtaaattaaaatgatcaaaattaacttaagacTTCAGTCATGTAGTTTCCGAACTCACGAGACAATCGCctgtactaaaataaataactataggaTCATAAGAACTACataaataatgcaatttaattaaaattgttttaatataccaatactaaaatgtacctacctaattctcacaattaatttttttatttatgtcatccaattttgtgttgtcaAACCTTTTTTTGGTCCTTACAAGTTATAGTATGTAGGTGGTGAGTGAAATCATTTCGGCGCTTgttcttaacataatatataatcaatgatcATCAatgtttgttttctttttttacaaactaacgatattatctaaatatatatttttttataaggtcaatataatacaattgtttgaatactaatattaattatttaacaagaaaagtcatccattaatatatttttgaaaaagttttatattattattacactatttttatataatttatttttagaatttaactATGTTAATGcttaatgttatacaatttgtgttattattattttgaaataaaatagttcAAATGTATTAACCATAACAGTGTGTATATTCTGCATTGTGCGTGTTTGTATTATTCACGGAATGTGACCGGTATGTCAATATGACAGTACGTGCGGGTATAAGTTTAATGATGATTctggttgttttttttcttcacaactacctacctataatattttattgatttacattttgtataatattattatagttaaaaatgaaaagaaaCTAATGTAAACCGCCGTTACTCGTAATCGGGAAATAGAAACGTACAATTTTCCCGTTGCCCGTGTAATCGTCATTATCGCATAGACCGTCCCCTGTGCCCGGAAAGTCGTTTCTCGACGAAAATTCCACGAAGCGCCGTCTGGCCCGGCCCCGTAACAATATATTCCTTCCGGCACGTGCCCGAAAACGCGAACACAAATAGAGCACTTCTGGAAAACTGTATACAATGTCTGCGAATTTCCCGCCATCGACGACCTCGCGTCTAGCACACGTGGCGGCGGCGACCCTTTTGTCCTCGCATCGACACGTGCGCGTCTGGTTCGAGGATTTTCGCGAACCGTTCCCGTTCACAGATCGATTCAATCGCGATAAAGtattacctacacattttatgtcattaatcattatattccGTATTGTACGAAATCATGTTCGACACGGGCTCGCGATTTCTGCGAAGGGTTAGCTCATGGCGAGCGGGGTGGTGGACGACGACGATTGTCTCTCTacggaattataataatattgttttacttactatataatattatgcacgctGCCGCTCCGAAATTCCTCCGTAGCCAATAAATGCGGGCGGGTCCGAATCCGCTGCAATCGTAGTTGCTAATTAAGTACtgtcaaaataataaacgattgATTTTGCTGAAAAAGCTGTACAATTCCTATAAACACGAAATCGCTTACAAGCCCgcgatgaaataatattattatggcgttATGCcacagattaaataaaaatttaatcttAAATTGGTTATgctttaaaatatcattataattctTGTTGATGGGTaccctattattttaaatttttagccaTTTGTCTGAAAGAAACTGAGGAATTatacatcacaatattattattattttattaaattttctaataaattatttttcatacatattatattattatattataatacctgttGGTATAcaggaataaatattataatattggcgtTTTTTTTTACACCTAATTTCGTTTTTCATTGGGTTATTTTTCATAGTTAATCCAAGACTTAAAGTTTTTCAATATACCTAggcataatattagtttatggtcatattattttatgataaatgatGACAAtagatcataattttattttttttgatgctaaaaaagtaaaaatgtacaaCTTAATTTGGTGCAGTATTTATTTCTACAACATTAATtgctaattaataatcaattttaatcttaaattatcTATTGgctatttagaaaaataaacaatatacttgggtactaaaaagaaaaaaaaataagtttctaCATCGAAGTATAATattgatcaaaataatatacgtaatataataaatactattaaatattacagattATTATTAAGGAAACCCAGACTGATGGcgataacaaaaataactatgGTTCAAAATGGAATGATTTAATAAGAAGACGTGTTATTGTGCAAATTATATGGCATAGTGCAATATTTACGTATATAAAGTGTAAAGTTACCTGTGTACTATTGTACTAGTGTGTACAGAAATACAGTGTACCTTttagatataattaaataattcaaccaTACaactatttatacataatttttaaataatat
Coding sequences within:
- the LOC132951100 gene encoding ras suppressor protein 1 — encoded protein: MENGPVSCLPTTPKMSKAKKVIEEALENQNPELDLADKGVVSFEEMPGLIDMHNITRITLSHNKIQKVPPGIANLTQLEMLNLFNNHIEELPVSLSSMPKLRILNVGMNRLDSLPRGFGAFAVLEVLDLTYNNLSETSLPGNFFMLETLRALYLGDNDFETIPPEIGQLKNLQILVLRENDLIDIPKEIGYLPRLRELHIQANRLTVLPPELGNLDLFGNKSVLRMDFNPWVAPIADQLQVGVSHVIDYIRSETYRYLHNRHIAARGPPPPKLNDKTRKISRNRQYS